The following nucleotide sequence is from Cydia pomonella isolate Wapato2018A chromosome 6, ilCydPomo1, whole genome shotgun sequence.
aaaacaacgggttgcactccgggagtgccggcagaagtgaaaacttgaatatcaacgttgtgcatttttgattttttggaatggttagggaataattttgcacgaattgctatAATTATCAGTagaaaagtactatcatttatgtgataaaatacaatattcattgcaAGCGCCCTGCGCCGCTTAAACGAAACGGCAGGCGCATACATTTTCGCCGCGCGGTGGAAAGAGAGGGGATATTTCCTCTCCTACGCCGCGCCGGCGGCTGTCAATGATTGTATTCTttgcttcaatgacattgtaacggtttttcgatcaggttacgtgtccgtcttacgaattttcaatctgtcggtcacgtaacctgtcgcgagtttaacattttttccccatcacaaaaagtgcacagcgccgctaaagtaGTTTTCACTTGAAAAAGTATTTATGTTTCatttgttaagtttttattcaatttgttttatatttttgttttatctgtatagtcgtgtcatccacgatgacgcgcagattaaccttttcaacgctttctccctcgcatcaaaatgtggcatacacgccaatatgtcaaatattgagaaacgaatttaaaccttatctgtcaacagtaaaattgctttgacagcgtctgccatgacctctttagtggtcgttggcgtggtaggcacgacagcacacgaccactttagtggctcttggcgttcaaaaggttaatcaaATCTAACCTATAATAACAcgacaatacaagtcaaggcatgcgtcttcctgaatgacacgatctatgccATGTTtcttaattacaaaatagattgcgttctatttattttcatataatcgCAAGTGTAATATGAAATCGAAAGTACAAACTAACGTACctgagtacctacctataattcTCCGATCAATAAAGTattgttttacattttatatattatgcttttgttttatttacggTCACGTTCCGTGATTGTTGTTATATAGGGTCCTAGCTAAATTGGTTGTTTAAAACTTACGCTATGGAATGTCCAATTTAGCTAGAACCAATGGCTCAACTCGACAATCACGGAGCGTGACTATACATATCGATAACCCGTTTCGTATAAaataattcgtgtcatccacgatgacgcgcagatttctcaattctaacttttaataacatgaccaCCTATAGATCCCTTTCCCACTTACGTCCAGTTTTTTGCAGTATCTAGGAAGAACAGTGTCCTGCAAACAGAATGCTCGTGTGAACGTTAAcaggttattcccactagttaccaccaagttggtaccagtggtaactactggtaaaaggtgggattatTTTTCCCAGTAACCACCAAAATTTAGTTGCGTTCAATTCTaacaaaaacagtataaatatatagcGCTTTAATCAATAACGAATGAaaagtcgaattaattataagttaccTAATGagttataactattataagtcgattacagtttgagtaaactgccttaaaagtgatcaaaaatagtaTTTGACTAATTTctttgttcgttcgtataattgtgacgttatttatttaaacggacctaattgtcgatggcgcttataAGCgccgcttacgccattatcagcgatgctcctatataaatacaacattttacGCACTTgcaggttttaatattttttaccacTTTTAAAACAGTTAACTGAGACATAAATCGATTTATAAggattattcccactagttatcaccaagttgttacctaaCTAGTTAactttaccactggtaactgtttttattagtatcgaacgctaaccaaattttggtggtaactactgggggaaaaaatcccagtagttaccactggtaacatgTTGGttgtaactagtgggaataacccatttataattatttttaaagcactctatatttatactattttgatggtaactactggggaaataaattcccagtagttaccaccaactcggtttggtaCCAGTTActagtggtaaaaggtgggaaaaaaattctcagtagttaccactgttAATAACTcagtagtaataataataaataaatattataggacattattacacaaattgattaagtcccacagtaagctcaataaagcttgtgttgagggtacttagacaacgatatatataatatataaatatttataaaaacttaaatacatagaaaacacccatgactcaggaacaaatatccatgctcatcacacgaataaatgcccttaccaggatttgaacccgggaccatcggcttcgtaggcagggtcactacccactaggccaaactggtcgtcaaagtagtaactagtgggaataaccctatTAGCACGAATACTACTAAAACGGGATCATGCAAAAACTGGACGTAAGTGGGAAAGAGCTCTAAGTATGCCGACTTTTCACCACATCAGCTCGTAAAGGATCTATTTATTCTTCAAGAGCGACGAAGTAATTTAATGCTAATTTCGAGTTGTGCAAAttgtgataaatatttaataacgttcaatTCGATTTCATTTCTTCCAGGCATTGGTGTAGTGaattattttgtgtttcactctgtGGCAATTGTTTATACCTGGTGCCTTAAACTTGAAACCCTAACAACACTCAAGAtttcacttttcgaaccactcgctacgctcgtaattcaattttggaatctttcgcttgctcgggtaccCACATTAGCACGAGGGATTAtaattttgcccccttgtaaaactaataattatttaagttttgggTATTTCAATCGTCTGATAATTCAATTATCAGGGTTAGGGTTGGATGAATtacttatcaataaaaataagtgaTAAATGAAACATGTTttgcttataaatatttttatttaagaatgCCGACTGTACCGTAGTTACATGATCATACATTTCAATAATCTTCATAAAAttagaaatagaaaaataatatcaaaCTGCATTTTTCATTGAATTTTCGTGTCAAGTCGTCAAACTAGATCTTTCTGTATTTCATATAGTTAATTGATTATTTGCTAACTGGATTGCTATGCCCAGGGTTTCAAGTAACATTTAGAGTACAATCGTTTATCAATACAAAAAGCACACAATTTATAACAAATTGCTTGTCAAAGATATCAATTGTctagtgaaacacaaaaaaccATCAAGATTTTTCTATATTATGTCtcgttttttattataaatcatAAAGTGTCTACAAATAtagtatttaagtaaaaaatatcaTGAAGTCACCACAATTACGGAAAATCAGAAATAAACATGTCACagactgttttattttattttattatgggcattgaaatttattatgatttGAAAGTATTTACCCGAGGATTGCTCACTGAACACAAATCGTGGCTCTTCTAACATATTATTCCACTAATACACAGTACGTGGGACCTTTTACGTACAAACATCTTATATAAGGCTCCCattaaatttcatagaaaactcGAGATTTAACGGAGATTATAACCTTATTTTAACCTTCTGTGTGGTCGGATATATTTGGTTAAATTTGACCATGTAAGAGTTTATTTAATTCCAATTTTTTAAGGATAAATTCAAACAAAGATAGAGTATATTCCAAGGTGAACGCTGTTATAACTGTCGCAAGTTTAGTCATCAGCAAAAAGaatgtttttacaattttgatgtttaatTTCAGAATAATCCCTAGTTATTTCGATGAAGTCTACGCCTATAACCGACAAAGTACATTATACAATTTTAAGTCGATTCAAACACTCAAAAGGTTAAACATGGTTATAACctcaaaaaaaggaaataaagtGTTCAAAAAAGTGTAGTTTTcgtaagtgtgtgtgtgtgtggacACAGAGCTGGATCAGCTGTTACTGCACACAGCAGGAGTTCTTGTGACCGTTCTTCTTGAGGCGGGACTTGGGCCGGTACTTCTCCAGGTACGACAGCTGCTTCGAGTTGATGGCGCCGCGGCGTTGGCTGCAGGACAACAATGCTTTTATTCATTATCTATGGCATTTTAGAAGTAAAAGAACGGACCAAGTTTAGTCTGCACAGACTTTGCAGTGACAGACTTGACACAGTGTGGAGTGTCTCAATAAAGTGAATAACGACTTTAAGTCTAATAAGACCTAGATAATCGTTTGTCTATCTGTGATTTTGACAGAGTCCTTAACATTatcaacaaaaaattaaaagcaattttcctgggcaaaaataattaagaaaaagCGGATTCgacatttaaaacataaaatacttattGAAAACATAGTTTAACATGTCATATCATGTCAGACATTTAAAATATGACATTCAAAACTGAAATCAAAGTAACACATTCGTTCAAGAGCAAATACCAAGGTTCTAAAACTTGAAAACGATAACGTATTGTATAATACTAAGTATCAATTATCAGTGAAGAGCCGGTGTGTGTGACTGTAGACACGTAATTCTCTTTATtcgtatgtacctatttatttgtatgatatatacatatagagGATAAACCAGGAGGATTTTTAATGGTTCATAGTTAAAATGAAATACACCGCTACGTATGTCTAGGTACTGTAGCAGGATGCCACTCACTCTCGGATGGTCTCGACGGCCTCCTCGTACTTCATGCCGAGCTCGATGAGCGCGATGGCGACCATGACCGGCGCCCGGCCGAGCCCCGCCACGCAGTGCACCGCTACGTATGTCTAGGTACTGCAGCAGGATGCTACTCACTCTCGGATGGTCTCGACGGCCTCCTCGTACTTCATGCCGAGCTCGATGAGCGCGATGGCGACCATGACCGGCGCCCGGCCGAGCCCCGCCACGCAGTGCACCGCTACGTATGTCTAGGTACTGCAGCAGGATGCTACTCACTCTCGGATGGTCTCGACGGCCTCCTCGTACTTCATGCCGAGCTCGATGAGCGCGATGGCGACCATGACCGGCGCCCGGCCGAGCCCCGCCACGCAGTGCACCGCTACGTATGTCTAGGTACTGCAGCAGGATGCTACTCACTCTCGGATGGTCTCGACGGCCTCCTCGTACTTCATGCCGAGCTCGATGAGCGCGATGGCGACCATGACCGGCGCCCGGCCGAGCCCCGCCACGCAGTGCACCGCTACGTATGTCTAGGTACTGCAGCAGGATGCTACTCACTCTCGGATGGTCTCGACGGCCTCCTCGTACTTCATGCCGAGCTCGATGAGCGCGATGGCGACCATGACCGGCGCCCGGCCGAGCCCCGCCACGCAGTGCACCGCTACGTATGTCTAGGTACTGCAGCAGGATGCTACTCACTCTCGGATGGTCTCGACGGCCTCCTCGTACTTCATGCCGAGCTCGATGAGCGCGATGGCGACCATGACCGGCGCCCGGCCGAGCCCCGCCACGCAGTGCACCGCTACGCCCGCTTCTGGCTTGTTTTGGGCCCTGGAAATAATATATCATAGGTTATTGGAgtgtttaaccctttaccaggctaagggatatatacttcccacatgcggctcttcaaacatgtgttctattttcgatgagtaagactgacattcgattgtcattttttaactgtcagcctggtaaagggttaatacattattttagCGAGACTAGAATGTCCTACTCACTTTTACAAAGACTATTATATTGACTGAAGTCAATCTGCATAAGAACGAGATACGTGGAGAAATACTCTCTTACTCCACATTGACCTCGATATTGAGCAGTTTCTGATAACAAGACCACAAAAATGTAGTATCCATTATAGGGTCAGATTTGGGTATCGAATCCTGTGGGGCAGGCGAGCTTGCAAGACTTGTCTCAAGCCAATTAGGTTGAAAAAACAAGCTCTAAAGAGTTTAAACTATACGTATGTTGATCTCGTTTCTACAGGACGAGGAGCAAAAATGGTATCTAAATAATATCAGTCGTATTTCgttcgtacttgtccgtacatgtatcgCTGCGAGCGACTGCCAACATCTAGATATTATTCTGATGTCACAATATAAGTTTGTATTGGCCTCAAAATAGTTGTTGACGACAACACTTTTTTTCCGATATGTATAGGAAAGTaggccttacagaaaacagcagccaaataacactagaccctactcatagtgttgtgttcctgccggtgagtaaggttgaaagctcaacgggggggggggggggggggggggtgtttaagggtcggcaacgtgcatgtggAAGtgcacggagactgcttaccatcagacgggccgtatgcttgtttgccaccgacgtagtataaaaaaaaaggtatatataAGATACACCCTCAATACATTCAGATAATTCCGGAAGTCGAAAACCGAAGTCCGTAAGGgtctaataagaaaaaaatattatgaaatttcGGGTGTTTTCGTCCGATTTTTGAAAGTATCCGACACGAAATTGCTGGAACCTATACTCCATATTCTCAACTATAAACCGATAGTAGAACTTGCAAATATTTATCAATACCTCAATGGTTTACGTGTGTGGGAGGTTTCAGCCCACATTCAATGTAAGACAATCAAATAATGCCCGTTAATCTTGGACAGGAATGTTACAAGGACAGATAAAATTATACTGGATTGTGTCGTAAATTGCATAGCACAAGTAGTGATTCAAAGTTATTGCATTCATTTTGCTGCGGTACGGTATAATAAGTACTCTATGTACCTATTCTTATCCAATAAAGTActatgtttttttcttatactaaTTATATATTACCATTATCACTATACCGAAGTCCAATAGACAAAgtaaataatgaaaacaaataATGACGATTTTGTTGGCATTTGACATATAATTGAGATTGATTAAGAAAAATGATTTCACTTAAATTaactaacatatattttaacaaaaaattgcGTTAGTGTCGTGGAATACTCGGTTCGAACGAAGTATATCATTATTGATAAACGTGCTATATAATTGTttaacaaatacataaaaaaacttaatcgacAAAATAATCTCGAATCTGCTTACAAAATATCACAAATCTGTTCAGAAATGCGACTTAAAAGCAGGGAGAACAACcaaacataaacaaatatttttgtacaagctgaaactgatatGCTTTGTACGTGCTTCACAATAacttaatgaataaaaaatatgaatttcaagagcaaaaaaatacagaaagtaATACTGGATACACGTCCGGagatcgaacccggatcgtcgctgttaccacCTGTTTCGAAGCGCctgtttgccaactgcgccactatTAGGATATACTTATatcggtgaaattaggctacttattcttgagaaacaatttaaacaaaagagggCTGTGATGGAAAAATCTAACACTTTTTTCACCTAGCCCCCAACCGCCAACCATCCGATACGGAGCTTCGTTCCAAAAATTGATATATAATTTGCTGATAAGATCATGATTGGCGTCGTCAGTCCGTGATTGATTACGAATtattgaaggtaaattggtttgtttacgttatttgcaatttctattggaaTCCACTTTACGCATTACATCGCATAGAATTTAAAATCAATAGTGATGGGTAAGAATATGAAAGTGTAACCGatagggttattcccactagttaccaccaatttggtaccagtggtaactactgggattttttttcccaccttttaccactgggttttttttccagtagttaccaccaaaatttggttagcgttcaatactaataaaaacagtttaaatatagagtgcttaacaatacaatacaaaccaagttaccagtggtaaaaggtgggaaaaaaaacccagtagttaccactggtaacaacttggtggtaactagtgggaataacccaaccAATAAGCTTGACACGGTTGGTGCTACGACAATGTTGGTGGGGTTAGTATCAGATATAAAAGCAAAGGATCTAACACAGGTCCTTGTGACactccagtttttttttttcagatttatgACTTATGACGTTATGCTATATTATAAATAGGGTTAAAACAGGATCGGATATTCCATAATAATGCCATATATCAATAACCATTTGATTGCCGAAGTAATGACTGTGATCATTGAGGGTAGACAGAGTCAAATGCCTTACTGTAGTCACAAGGAAATAATTTGCTGGTTTTTTACTTATCGCGCAGGATCTCGTCCATGACGTTGATGAACGGGAAGGTGCCATTGTCCTACCTAGGCCAGGTCGCGAACCTCGATGTTCTGTCCCTCTCGCACTTGTGTTACAAGCTTGTTATACAGTGACGGCCTAAGACCTGGTTGTTACTTACTTATCGCGCAGGATCTCGAACCACTCGTCCACGACGTTGGCGGGCGGGAAGGTTCCGTCGTCGTAGGCCAAGTCGCGGACCTCGATGTTCTCGGCCTTGAGCGGGCCAACGTCGTAGCTGGGCTCGCAGACGCGGACCACGACGCATACGTTGTGCTTGCGCAGCTCCTGTGTAAGATACAACGTAATTTATGGCTTGTTAACGATTAGTACTTTATGTGATTGTTagataatgaaaggcattataatacgagtgtgggtttatgaaaagAGCTAAAAGAGAGATACACTGCTTTATAAgctttttatgatattttcagGAACCGCATGTTACGACCGCCATCGCGGCATTTGATGACAgtagtttaaaataacacttgcacagtctgggctatcataattgctgccaacttagcttggtttaGTTCTAGTCATTTCTTATATGGCATCACTAAAGTTTGAGAAGGGAGATAAAAACAAATGCCTTTTCTAGGAATCTTCCACGTCCACAAGACGTCATATGAAATTATCAAGATATTTCATTCAATCAAAAACTAGACAGgctataaatttaaaacatcgTAAACATTAACttgaaaataaacaaatcaTCTGTTTACGATTTGATGCAGGTCAAAATGTTAGCTCTTATAATACCATAATAGATAGGTAAAGTTGTAAAGTTCCCTCTAATGCAATAAACATTGCGAACGCAATCGTGCACTAGTGCAAAGGTCAGGTGATAAGTTCCTAGAATTACCTGTAGGTACGACTGGATGGTGACGTCAGAGGGGCGGTCCGTGATCAGGAACCGCATTCCCTTGTACTCGATTAGCGAGGGCGCCGGCCGGATATCCTTTTGCTTCATGATTGGTCTTGGTCTTCCTCGCTACGGTCAACACTGGTGTTCACTTCACTTCGGTCCGTCCGACAACAGACAAATTGTCACTCTATTTCCACACAACACACGGCAGTTTCGTGACTTTTATTTAGAAAGGGTCCTATTATATCAAGATAACCACCCGCATGGATGTCGCTTTCACCCACTAGCGCACATTCGGAGACGGTTAAACTAAAGTTCAAAATGTGGAATGAAACTTAAAGAAATTACTCGAACATAAAGTCGCTCCGGACTGAATGATATGCTCCGATTTGCGATGGCTTCAGAATTTAAGGTAGCTGAAACAAAACACAGTGTTATTAGTTTGACGTAAACAAGAGCTAGGAACTCAAGTGGGATAAAAAATGTGTGCGAAAATAGACACAGATTCGTTAGATCATGTGAGTGGTCGGCGGCGGCGGGTATATGACTGAATGCTGATCTATTGCCAACACCGCGTCATTTGTTAGCACTGGATCGGTACACATCAAATTGATAACAGGGATAGTAAACAACACTACAtcgtgtttattttaataaatacctgTGTATTTTAAGCGATATTTCACGAGCGCGACAAAGTAAACACACTCGAACGGATTGTCTTGGTCAGGGCACGATAAAGAAGCCTTGAATCTAAATGAATACACATTTAATCCGTGTAATTAACTAATTCACCGGGTGCCAAAAACTAAGCAATGTCGCGCTAAATTCCTGTGATTAGCTACGTTCGACGACCTAGTGTTATCTCTAATGAGAGTAATGAGTCATCAAAATAAACATGGGGCAGACATTACTGAAAGCGTATAACGTTTAATTGGTAGTAGTGCTTCGGGTATTTTCACATTGGTAGGTAGTTTGACCGGCGATCCTTCAATAGCATCTTATAATAAACCAAAGGACGTATACTCGGCTCTAACGGACGTATAAAGGATGTAACTTTTGCTTCTTTAAGAAGTAAAGAAACTGAAAACAACCACACCGCCGCGATTTTCTTCTATCGCTGTATTTCGGTGCGGCAGCAAAATTTAAGACATCTGCTTGTACATCTAAAAATTCTTAAATCACTGGTCTAATCTGCCAGTGTGAAAAAGCCTTTCGGACCTTTGGCGGTAGAGCCCCTTGGGAAATAAGTTACCTAGTAGATGCGCTATAAAAGCGAGGGATCTGGTCGTAAAAGCCACAGTAACCAGCTAAATGTACGTCACATGTTCATCAGAGGCATTGTTGACTGTAATTTTGttctgtatacatatttaatagaaaatataagaGCCAGGTACTCTAGTCAGTAGAGAGGTGATTAAACTAAGGGATTATCTTACGATGTTTAACTATTATGAGTGGGAATGTGTTGTGGAATGTACTGGGGAACATTTGTCATAAATGCTTAGTTGTTGGAAGTTTATTGAGTGTTTTTCTTGAGCTAAATTAGAAAACGTCCGCCATTCATAGTACTAGAGTTcgttaatggatatttgtcaTGAAGCTCCAGGAGTTTACTATGTAGGTACACGTGTGGCATAAAATGTGTGAGTTTATAGTACGTGCATGTTTTGTTTGTTGTAAAGTACTTGAGAGACGTAATAGACTCTTGTCCTTTGTTTGTCATAAAATGTTCATGGTTTAGTTGTCATAGCAGTTATGGACACGTTCAAATTATGATTAGGCTTAGGCTCATTGTTTGTGGCTCACAGCGGGCTATCACTGTCAGTAAGCGCCCAGCGCGCTACGGCAGTTAAGTAGGTTCGCCTCTTTTAGGTCAAGGAAAGAAAATATCAGTTCAGGGCTTTTTTAGGATAGGATATTACATGGACTGTCATAAAAATGTTGGAGTATTGATGGTTGTAAAGAAACCTAGTTTCCTCCTGAGTTGGAATAACCCTGGGCCCCTAAGTATAGAACTGCCATCACCATCAGTCGCAGCCGCATGGATGTAAGGAAACTGTCCTAACTCTGGGTTAGCAGAACCTCGGGTTCCTTTAGGATAAAACTGAGAAAGCACTAAGTTCAGAATCTTACCTGGACTGTCATAAAGATGGGGTACAGACTTGCTCCCGGCTGCATGGGTCTCAGCTCGGCGGTCCGCCGCTAGTTTATTTGTGTTGGGCCTGGCAGTACTCCGCGCTGTCCAAGCGGAACTCCATCAATGTCGCCACAGAAAGAATATCCAGCTGGAACAAGAAAAAAATGGAGGTTAGGCATAATCAACTATAGCCAGACGTGGAGCTACATAACAGCTGTAACGTGGCTTGCCAATTAATCCTATCCAGGGCCTAAGCATCCCTGTTTTCATGTAGCCGCTCCCAGGGTTTTTCTTGCACCGTCTACCTTGCAGGTATATAGCATGTCTCGATCTGTTTACAAATATCATtcggaaaaaatataaaacatatcgACGTATTCGACGTAACATGAAAGAGATGGGCTTGAACTATTCACTAACGGACACTAAAAGACGATACGGCAAAACACATAAAAACATCTTGGATGGGCCATTGTGTTTCattttttcaaacattcgtGCTCATCAAACCACCGGGGCAACGACCTCTGCAGTCAGGGTCAATATTAACTATGCTAACTAAATCAAAACACAATAACTCGTACATTTTCAGGCCGTGATCACCCCCGGCTCAGCATAGACCTCTCGCCTCGTGTCAACAATGAAACAATTGCTCGTAAAACAAAAGACATTATGCAAAGCTATTGTCCGATTCATCAATCCAAGCATATCGAATTGAAAGTAAAGGTTTTGATCAcgaattatttcataaaaaatattgcattcGAACACAATGTAACTCACTCAATGACTGGTTGTGCGTATTCCTTTAAaaaaagttctattttatttatacactaattagcacattacgaaAACACTGAACATCACGACACTTATGCACCAACTGCGGCACAACGGTGAAGAGAGCCAAAACCACAGAGTCCAAGAATTCACTAGCCCTAAAAGAAATTGGCATCTTCAGTTGAAGAGTGACTGAATCAGTACGTTAGGATGGagtaaaacaaaatgaaaatgaGCACAACACGATAAAGACGACGGATTATGAGAACGCCGCGAGGTCGACTCAAAAATTCACGGCGCAACAGATTTTGGCAGCTGCCCCACAACGTGGGATTCTGGCTTCGCGtcatatgtttacatttaaatactCAATCGTGATGGACGAAGTTATTCCGATAGGGAAAAGTCAAAGTATTCACAGGAATTTGCTTATTTATCCACTTTAGATTATATCGAGGAAAACGAACGGCTTAGGACGAGGCCAGGCGGAAAACTGGATTGGGAcgagttttaatcaaaattgtGGTGAATTGCCTAAGGCCTTTTAggttaaatataaacaagtgGGAAATGTTACGCTGAAGCAACAAGAGAaaagaaatttaattataattggctattttaaaattaagatcCCAGGAATAAGGTATTAATCGAAATCCAAGAATAACTGGGAGACGCGTATAAATTCGGCAATAGCaaatttatttctgaaaatGCTACAACATTCGTGGGATTAAGACAGTACTTAAGCTTTAGATGGAGGAACAAGTTCCCTTGCAAAGAAACGGGGAAACTTGAGGAAAgggaataaataaaactgaagAAACAAGTACAAAACGGAATATTGCGGACTATTGGAATCTGCCAAAGAGAATTCTAAAAAGCCCTGAATCGTTAGACGCGACCTGACGGTCGATAAACTCCAGACTACACACGTGTCCAGACGTTTTAgactaatatttataatgtcTCGCCGAACTCTGTCTAGACATTTAGAGAACAATTAAAGTGCGCTTAGTGACATCGCCCCCTTTACCTAAAAGATGCCAATGAACGCGTGGAACGAAGGTCTATCAATAACATTGGCAATGTTCATGGAGAGACAATGCATGGATGTGTTAAGTACATGTTTTCACATTTATAGTCCACACGTGGCAAACAACCGCAACAAGGACATTCTAACCACAACAAACAACTTCGCAAACACAACACCGCGATTgtctacaatttttttaatagacaGAGTAAATTCGATGAAGGCACGCAACATTGCTAATCCAAAAGACATTTGATAGAATTGGGTTGGCCTTAATCGAAAATTGATGGCAAAGTCGTTCTAAATATACAAAAGACAGAACTGTTGCG
It contains:
- the LOC133519351 gene encoding PRL-1 phosphatase is translated as MKQKDIRPAPSLIEYKGMRFLITDRPSDVTIQSYLQELRKHNVCVVVRVCEPSYDVGPLKAENIEVRDLAYDDGTFPPANVVDEWFEILRDKAQNKPEAGVAVHCVAGLGRAPVMVAIALIELGMKYEEAVETIRE